One Euphorbia lathyris chromosome 1, ddEupLath1.1, whole genome shotgun sequence DNA segment encodes these proteins:
- the LOC136231035 gene encoding uncharacterized protein isoform X1 yields MHGRACEERKRGRHMWTGPTRGNSVVAGDVSSSSSSISPANSFSKDGRKISVGDCALFKPPQDSPPFIGIIRWLTTGKENDLRLCVNWLYRPSEVKLGKGILLEAAPNEVFYSFHKDEIPAASLLHPCKVAFLAKGVRLPSGIRSFVCRRVYDITNKCLWWLTDQDYINERQEEVDQLLYKTRIEMHATVQPGGRSPKPINGPTSTSQLKPSSDSIHNSTTSFPSQVKGKKRERVDQGSEPVKRERSSKMDDGDSGHSRPESFWKSEIAKFTERGGLVDPEGVEKLVQLMLPERTDKKIDLVGRSILAGVIAATDKFDCLNRFVQLRGLPVLDEWLQEVHKGKIGDGSSLKDNDKPIEDFLLVLLRALDKLPVNLHALQMCYIGKSVNHLRTHKNLEIQKKSRSLVDTWKKRVEAEMDAKSGSNQAVSWAARQRLPEVSHGGSRHSGATSEIAIKSSAAQLAASKSVPVKLVHGEPKSVSAPPGSLKSVPSSASVGNSLKDLKDGQPRITGVAGVGDPPLTTAGDEKSSSSSQSHNNSQSCSSDHAKAGGYSGKEDARSSTAVSMTTNKIIGGSSRHRKSMNGFPGPTSSCMQKEIGSSRNSSVQRNPNSEKLQQSSLTCEKVVDVPVAEGNNHKLIVKLSNRGRSPARSASGGSFEDPSIMTSRASSPAQHDQFDRTLKDKNDAYRVNVLSDVNAESWQSNDFKEVLTGSDEGDRSPATAPDEDNSRTGDDTRKLVEVSKAASSSSGNESKSLKLQEASFSSMNALIESCVKYSEPNIPSISGADDVGMNLLASVATGEMSKLETASPTPSPQRKATIVEHSCIGTGSRIKSSPGDNFAPERGQPVDDEHEKRSISASNLPAKNTEDKLILSSHEKLMTELNGHLNSSHMDVQQVLEPCIGSNVKTEDKLTCTSLAVLSSSIVEKSSHGKGMETREEKSCSKSNEGVQSVPKEVSNSFDHEDKVKVPGVVGTETVVGSFHYRSLAIANENMKNISELNALHSEGTKGNSREMLYRFDSGNGVISENIDVVKALKADETDCGSQPLGKQKTEESNISSAVNDHKDHFVESVEGNRGSEQIADGAISSQKLSPTVQDPEQKARSGGSRLTGTEADETEECTSAVMDKAPSSAGDSNKEAKMEFDLNEGFSVDDGRFGELNNLRAPESSTRVPLVSPLSLPVSSGSSGLPASITVASAAKRPFVPPEDLLKNKVELGWKGSAATSAFRPAEPRKSLELPLTICNSLPDLPAAKVTRPPLDIDLNVADERIHEDMAFRSTIGSACDLANNHDLSHDESMGSAPVRNFVGLDLDLNRMDEPTDIVTSNSHMLDVQLQPVKSPFGGIHNRNVRVRRDFDLNDGPLVDEACVEQSSFGQHTRNSAPTHAQPSVSTLRINNAEIGNFSSWFTQGNPYSAMAMQSALPDRGEQPFPVVAPGGPQRILAASAVSTPYTPDVYRGPVLSSSPAVPFPSAPFQYPVFSFGNFPLHSTAFSGGSTPYVDSPSGGRICFPAMHSQVLGPTGAVQSHYNRPFVVGLPDSNNSGSAESSRKWGRQGLDLNTGPLGPDIEGRDETSSLASRQLSVANSQAIAEEQSRMYQVAGGGVLKRKEPDGGWEGYKQSSWQ; encoded by the exons ATGCATGGACGGGCATGTgaggaaaggaaaaggggccggCACATGTGGACAGGACCCACGCGTGGCAATTCGGTTGTAGCTGGTGATGtttcctcatcttcttcttcgatATCTCCAGCTAATTCATTTTCCaag GACGGACGCAAGATCAGTGTTGGGGATTGTGCTCTTTTCAAACCACCACAGGACTCCCCGCCTTTCATTGGAATAATTCGTTGGTTGACTACTGGTAAAGAAAACGATTTAAGGTTATGTGTAAATTGGCTCTATCGACCTTCTGAAGTGAAGCTTGGCAAAGGCATCCTATTGGAAGCTGCGCCAAACGAAGTATTCTATTCCTTTCATAAGGATGAGATTCCTGCTGCATCACTACTCCATCCGTGTAAAGTTGCATTCCTTGCTAAAGGTGTCAGACTTCCATCAGGGATCCGCTCATTTGTGTGCCGAAGAGTTTATGACATTACAAACAAGTGTTTATGGTGGCTAACTGATCAAGATTATATTAAT GAACGTCAAGAAGAAGTAGATCAACTATTGTACAAGACACGCATAGAAATGCATGCAACAGTGCAACCTGGTGGACGTTCTCCAAAGCCAATCAATGGTCCAACATCAACCTCACAGTTAAAACCCAGTTCAGATAGCATACATAACAGTACAACGTCTTTTCCATCTCAAGTTAAGGGAAAGAAGCGGGAGCGAGTAGATCAGGGCTCTGAGCCTGTTAAACGAGAACGTTCGTCAAAAATGGATGATGGTGACTCTGGTCATTCTAGGCCAGAAAGCTTTTGGAAATCTGAGATTGCAAAATTTACAGAGAGAGGGGGGCTTGTTGATCCTGAAGGCGTTGAAAAATTAGTACAGCTAATGCTCCCAGAGAGAACTGATAAAAAGATAGATTTGGTAGGCCGGTCAATACTGGCTGGTGTAATAGCAGCTACAGATAAGTTTGACTGCCTTAATCGGTTTGTGCAGCTTAGGGGCTTGCCTGTGCTTGATGAATGGCTGCAGGAGGTGCACAAAGGGAAGATTGGTGATGGTAGTAGTTTGAAGGATAATGATAAACCTATTGAGGATTTTCTCTTAGTTTTACTTCGTGCGCTTGACAAGTTGCCTGTGAATCTTCATGCTTTGCAAATGTGTTACATTGGTAAGTCAGTGAATCATCTCCGTACACATAAGAACTTGGAAATCCAGAAGAAATCAAGGAGCCTAGTTGATACATGGAAGAAACGAGTGGAGGCTGAGATGGACGCGAAGTCTGGTTCTAACCAGGCCGTGTCTTGGGCAGCAAGGCAACGCCTTCCGGAAGTTTCACACGGTGGAAGCCGACATTCAGGTGCAACCTCTGAGATTGCAATTAAGAGTTCAGCAGCTCAACTTGCAGCTTCAAAAAGTGTTCCTGTCAAACTTGTCCATGGGGAACCTAAGTCTGTATCTGCACCTCCTGGCTCATTGAAATCAGTTCCATCTTCAGCATCAGTTGGTAATAGCTTAAAAGACTTAAAAGACGGACAGCCTCGGATTACAGGTGTTGCTGGTGTAGGTGATCCTCCTCTAACAACAGCAGGAGATGAGAAAAGCAGCAGTTCTAGTCAGTCCCACAATAATAGTCAATCTTGTTCTAGTGACCATGCTAAGGCTGGGGGGTATTCTGGAAAGGAGGATGCAAGAAGCTCAACTGCTGTTTCAATGACCACGAATAAGATCATTGGTGGTTCTTCTCGGCACCGTAAATCAATGAATGGCTTTCCAGGGCCAACTTCCTCTTGTATGCAAAAGGAAATTGGGTCAAGTAGGAATTCGTCTGTGCAGCGGAATCCAAATTCAGAAAAATTACAACAGTCTAGTTTGACATGTGAGAAAGTGGTTGATGTTCCTGTTGCAGAGGGGAATAACCACAAATTGATTGTTAAACTGTCCAATAGAGGCCGCAGTCCAGCAAGGAGTGCTAGTGGAGGATCGTTTGAAGACCCTTCAATAATGACCAGCAGAGCTTCTTCTCCCGCGCAGCATGATCAATTTGACCGGACCTTGAAGGACAAGAATGATGCATATCGAGTTAATGTATTATCTGATGTCAATGCTGAGTCATGGCAAAGCAATGATTTCAAAGAGGTGCTGACTGGTTCTGATGAGGGAGATCGATCTCCTGCTACTGCTCCCGATGAAGATAACTCTAGGACTGGTGATGACACAAGAAAATTAGTAGAGGTTTCCAAAGCTGCTTCCTCGTCTTCCGGAAATGAGAGTAAATCTTTGAAATTGCAGGAGGCTTCTTTCAGTTCTATGAATGCGTTGATTGAAAGTTGTGTAAAGTACTCTGAACCAAATATACCATCTATTTCTGGTGCAGATGATGTTGGAATGAACTTACTTGCTAGTGTGGCTACAGGCGAGATGTCTAAATTAGAGACAGCTTCACCCACTCCTTCACCACAAAGAAAGGCCACTATTGTTGAGCACTCTTGCATAGGCACTGGTTCAAGAATAAAATCATCACCAGGTGATAACTTTGCTCCAGAACGAGGTCAGCCTGTTGATGATGAGCATGAGAAGCGGAGTATTAGTGCAAGCAATCTACCAGCTAAGAACACAGAAGATAAGCTAATTTTGTCATCCCATGAGAAGTTGATGACGGAGCTAAATGGGCATCTGAATTCTTCACATATGGATGTGCAGCAAGTTTTAGAACCCTGCATAGGAAGCAATGTGAAAACTGAAGATAAATTAACTTGTACATCATTGGCTGTGCTATCTTCCAGCATAGTAGAGAAGTCATCACATGGCAAAGGGATGGAAACACGTGAGGAGAAGTCATGCAGCAAGTCAAATGAAGGTGTCCAATCTGTTCCCAAAGAAGTGAGCAACTCTTTTGATCATGAAGATAAAGTTAAAGTTCCAGGGGTGGTGGGGACTGAAACTGTTGTAGGATCATTTCATTACCGATCTTTAGCAATTGCCAATGAGAACATGAAAAATATCAGTGAGTTGAATGCACTTCATTCTGAGGGCACAAAGGGAAATAGTAGAGAAATGTTGTATCGTTTTGATTCTGGAAATGGTGTAATTTCTGAAAATATTGATGTGGTTAAGGCTTTAAAGGCTGATGAAACAGACTGCGGGAGTCAGCCTCTTGGGAAACAAAAAACTGAGGAAAGTAATATCAGTTCAGCTGTCAATGACCATAAGGATCATTTTGTCGAGAGTGTAGAAGGTAACCGAGGTAGTGAACAAATTGCTGATGGGGCTATTTCTTCTCAGAAGTTATCACCTACAGTGCAAGATCCTGAACAGAAAGCAAGATCAGGGGGATCAAGGTTGACTGGCACTGAAGCTGATGAAACTGAAGAATGTACCTCTGCGGTTATGGATAAGGCTCCCTCTTCAGCAGGGGATTCAAATAAAGAAGCAAAAATGGAATTTGATCTCAATGAAGGCTTTAGCGTTGATGATGGGAGATTTGGGGAACTGAATAACTTGAGAGCACCTGAAAGTTCTACTCGTGTTCCGTTAGTTAGCCCATTGTCTTTACCTGTTTCTTCTGGTTCCAGTGGTCTTCCAGCTTCAATTACAGTAGCTTCTGCTGCTAAAAGGCCTTTTGTTCCTCCAGAGGATTTGCTAAAGAATAAAGTAGAGCTTGGTTGGAAGGGATCAGCAGCAACAAGTGCATTTCGACCAGCAGAACCTAGAAAATCACTGGAATTACCCCTTACAATTTGCAACTCTCTTCCTGATTTGCCTGCTGCTAAAGTCACTCGTCCTCCATTAGATATTGACTTGAATGTAGCTGATGAAAGAATCCATGAGGACATGGCTTTTCGAAGTACCATAGGTTCTGCATGTGACCTTGCAAATAATCATGATCTATCACATGATGAATCAATGGGTTCTGCGCCTGTTCGAAACTTTGTGGGACTTGATCTTGATTTGAATAGAATGGATGAGCCTACTGATATTGTAACAAGTAACAGCCATATGCTGGATGTACAGCTTCAGCCAGTCAAATCACCCTTCGGTGGTATCCATAACAGAAATGTGAGGGTTCGCAGGGACTTTGATTTGAATGATGGACCTCTTGTTGACGAGGCCTGTGTGGAACAATCATCATTTGGGCAGCACACCAGGAATAGTGCACCAACCCATGCCCAACCATCTGTTTCTACCCTTCGAATAAACAATGCAgaaattgggaatttttcttCATGGTTCACGCAGGGAAATCCATATTCGGCAATGGCAATGCAATCTGCTTTGCCTGATAGAGGAGAGCAGCCATTCCCGGTGGTTGCACCTGGTGGGCCTCAAAGGATTTTAGCTGCCTCTGCTGTTAGTACACCATATACTCCTGATGTCTACAGGGGCCCAGTATTGTCATCTTCTCCAGCTGTTCCATTTCCATCTGCACCTTTCCAGTATCCTGTCTTTTCTTTTGGAAACTTTCCTCTGCATTCAACGGCATTTTCAGGTGGTTCAACCCCTTATGTGGACTCGCCATCTGGTGGAAGGATTTGCTTTCCCGCCATGCATTCTCAGGTATTAGGACCTACTGGTGCAGTACAGTCCCATTATAATAGGCCTTTTGTTGTTGGCCTTCCTGATAGTAATAATAGTGGTAGTGCTGAGAGCAGTAGGAAATGGGGTCGTCAGGGGCTGGACCTCAACACAGGTCCCCTAGGCCCAGACATAGAAGGGCGGGATGAGACATCTTCTCTTGCATCAAGGCAATTGTCTGTTGCCAATTCACAGGCCATTGCAGAGGAACAATCGAGGATGTATCAAGTTGCAGGAGGGGGGGTTTTGAAGAGGAAGGAACCGGATGGAGGGTGGGAAGGTTATAAGCAATCATCCTGGCAATAG
- the LOC136231035 gene encoding uncharacterized protein isoform X2 encodes MHGRACEERKRGRHMWTGPTRGNSVVAGDVSSSSSSISPANSFSKDGRKISVGDCALFKPPQDSPPFIGIIRWLTTGKENDLRLCVNWLYRPSEVKLGKGILLEAAPNEVFYSFHKDEIPAASLLHPCKVAFLAKGVRLPSGIRSFVCRRVYDITNKCLWWLTDQDYINERQEEVDQLLYKTRIEMHATVQPGGRSPKPINGPTSTSQLKPSSDSIHNSTTSFPSQVKGKKRERVDQGSEPVKRERSSKMDDGDSGHSRPESFWKSEIAKFTERGGLVDPEGVEKLVQLMLPERTDKKIDLVGRSILAGVIAATDKFDCLNRFVQLRGLPVLDEWLQEVHKGKIGDGSSLKDNDKPIEDFLLVLLRALDKLPVNLHALQMCYIGKSVNHLRTHKNLEIQKKSRSLVDTWKKRVEAEMDAKSGSNQAVSWAARQRLPEVSHGGSRHSGATSEIAIKSSAAQLAASKSVPVKLVHGEPKSVSAPPGSLKSVPSSASVGNSLKDLKDGQPRITGVAGVGDPPLTTAGDEKSSSSSQSHNNSQSCSSDHAKAGGYSGKEDARSSTAVSMTTNKIIGGSSRHRKSMNGFPGPTSSCMQKEIGSSRNSSVQRNPNSEKLQQSSLTCEKVVDVPVAEGNNHKLIVKLSNRGRSPARSASGGSFEDPSIMTSRASSPAQHDQFDRTLKDKNDAYRVNVLSDVNAESWQSNDFKEVLTGSDEGDRSPATAPDEDNSRTGDDTRKLVEVSKAASSSSGNENDVGMNLLASVATGEMSKLETASPTPSPQRKATIVEHSCIGTGSRIKSSPGDNFAPERGQPVDDEHEKRSISASNLPAKNTEDKLILSSHEKLMTELNGHLNSSHMDVQQVLEPCIGSNVKTEDKLTCTSLAVLSSSIVEKSSHGKGMETREEKSCSKSNEGVQSVPKEVSNSFDHEDKVKVPGVVGTETVVGSFHYRSLAIANENMKNISELNALHSEGTKGNSREMLYRFDSGNGVISENIDVVKALKADETDCGSQPLGKQKTEESNISSAVNDHKDHFVESVEGNRGSEQIADGAISSQKLSPTVQDPEQKARSGGSRLTGTEADETEECTSAVMDKAPSSAGDSNKEAKMEFDLNEGFSVDDGRFGELNNLRAPESSTRVPLVSPLSLPVSSGSSGLPASITVASAAKRPFVPPEDLLKNKVELGWKGSAATSAFRPAEPRKSLELPLTICNSLPDLPAAKVTRPPLDIDLNVADERIHEDMAFRSTIGSACDLANNHDLSHDESMGSAPVRNFVGLDLDLNRMDEPTDIVTSNSHMLDVQLQPVKSPFGGIHNRNVRVRRDFDLNDGPLVDEACVEQSSFGQHTRNSAPTHAQPSVSTLRINNAEIGNFSSWFTQGNPYSAMAMQSALPDRGEQPFPVVAPGGPQRILAASAVSTPYTPDVYRGPVLSSSPAVPFPSAPFQYPVFSFGNFPLHSTAFSGGSTPYVDSPSGGRICFPAMHSQVLGPTGAVQSHYNRPFVVGLPDSNNSGSAESSRKWGRQGLDLNTGPLGPDIEGRDETSSLASRQLSVANSQAIAEEQSRMYQVAGGGVLKRKEPDGGWEGYKQSSWQ; translated from the exons ATGCATGGACGGGCATGTgaggaaaggaaaaggggccggCACATGTGGACAGGACCCACGCGTGGCAATTCGGTTGTAGCTGGTGATGtttcctcatcttcttcttcgatATCTCCAGCTAATTCATTTTCCaag GACGGACGCAAGATCAGTGTTGGGGATTGTGCTCTTTTCAAACCACCACAGGACTCCCCGCCTTTCATTGGAATAATTCGTTGGTTGACTACTGGTAAAGAAAACGATTTAAGGTTATGTGTAAATTGGCTCTATCGACCTTCTGAAGTGAAGCTTGGCAAAGGCATCCTATTGGAAGCTGCGCCAAACGAAGTATTCTATTCCTTTCATAAGGATGAGATTCCTGCTGCATCACTACTCCATCCGTGTAAAGTTGCATTCCTTGCTAAAGGTGTCAGACTTCCATCAGGGATCCGCTCATTTGTGTGCCGAAGAGTTTATGACATTACAAACAAGTGTTTATGGTGGCTAACTGATCAAGATTATATTAAT GAACGTCAAGAAGAAGTAGATCAACTATTGTACAAGACACGCATAGAAATGCATGCAACAGTGCAACCTGGTGGACGTTCTCCAAAGCCAATCAATGGTCCAACATCAACCTCACAGTTAAAACCCAGTTCAGATAGCATACATAACAGTACAACGTCTTTTCCATCTCAAGTTAAGGGAAAGAAGCGGGAGCGAGTAGATCAGGGCTCTGAGCCTGTTAAACGAGAACGTTCGTCAAAAATGGATGATGGTGACTCTGGTCATTCTAGGCCAGAAAGCTTTTGGAAATCTGAGATTGCAAAATTTACAGAGAGAGGGGGGCTTGTTGATCCTGAAGGCGTTGAAAAATTAGTACAGCTAATGCTCCCAGAGAGAACTGATAAAAAGATAGATTTGGTAGGCCGGTCAATACTGGCTGGTGTAATAGCAGCTACAGATAAGTTTGACTGCCTTAATCGGTTTGTGCAGCTTAGGGGCTTGCCTGTGCTTGATGAATGGCTGCAGGAGGTGCACAAAGGGAAGATTGGTGATGGTAGTAGTTTGAAGGATAATGATAAACCTATTGAGGATTTTCTCTTAGTTTTACTTCGTGCGCTTGACAAGTTGCCTGTGAATCTTCATGCTTTGCAAATGTGTTACATTGGTAAGTCAGTGAATCATCTCCGTACACATAAGAACTTGGAAATCCAGAAGAAATCAAGGAGCCTAGTTGATACATGGAAGAAACGAGTGGAGGCTGAGATGGACGCGAAGTCTGGTTCTAACCAGGCCGTGTCTTGGGCAGCAAGGCAACGCCTTCCGGAAGTTTCACACGGTGGAAGCCGACATTCAGGTGCAACCTCTGAGATTGCAATTAAGAGTTCAGCAGCTCAACTTGCAGCTTCAAAAAGTGTTCCTGTCAAACTTGTCCATGGGGAACCTAAGTCTGTATCTGCACCTCCTGGCTCATTGAAATCAGTTCCATCTTCAGCATCAGTTGGTAATAGCTTAAAAGACTTAAAAGACGGACAGCCTCGGATTACAGGTGTTGCTGGTGTAGGTGATCCTCCTCTAACAACAGCAGGAGATGAGAAAAGCAGCAGTTCTAGTCAGTCCCACAATAATAGTCAATCTTGTTCTAGTGACCATGCTAAGGCTGGGGGGTATTCTGGAAAGGAGGATGCAAGAAGCTCAACTGCTGTTTCAATGACCACGAATAAGATCATTGGTGGTTCTTCTCGGCACCGTAAATCAATGAATGGCTTTCCAGGGCCAACTTCCTCTTGTATGCAAAAGGAAATTGGGTCAAGTAGGAATTCGTCTGTGCAGCGGAATCCAAATTCAGAAAAATTACAACAGTCTAGTTTGACATGTGAGAAAGTGGTTGATGTTCCTGTTGCAGAGGGGAATAACCACAAATTGATTGTTAAACTGTCCAATAGAGGCCGCAGTCCAGCAAGGAGTGCTAGTGGAGGATCGTTTGAAGACCCTTCAATAATGACCAGCAGAGCTTCTTCTCCCGCGCAGCATGATCAATTTGACCGGACCTTGAAGGACAAGAATGATGCATATCGAGTTAATGTATTATCTGATGTCAATGCTGAGTCATGGCAAAGCAATGATTTCAAAGAGGTGCTGACTGGTTCTGATGAGGGAGATCGATCTCCTGCTACTGCTCCCGATGAAGATAACTCTAGGACTGGTGATGACACAAGAAAATTAGTAGAGGTTTCCAAAGCTGCTTCCTCGTCTTCCGGAAATGAGA ATGATGTTGGAATGAACTTACTTGCTAGTGTGGCTACAGGCGAGATGTCTAAATTAGAGACAGCTTCACCCACTCCTTCACCACAAAGAAAGGCCACTATTGTTGAGCACTCTTGCATAGGCACTGGTTCAAGAATAAAATCATCACCAGGTGATAACTTTGCTCCAGAACGAGGTCAGCCTGTTGATGATGAGCATGAGAAGCGGAGTATTAGTGCAAGCAATCTACCAGCTAAGAACACAGAAGATAAGCTAATTTTGTCATCCCATGAGAAGTTGATGACGGAGCTAAATGGGCATCTGAATTCTTCACATATGGATGTGCAGCAAGTTTTAGAACCCTGCATAGGAAGCAATGTGAAAACTGAAGATAAATTAACTTGTACATCATTGGCTGTGCTATCTTCCAGCATAGTAGAGAAGTCATCACATGGCAAAGGGATGGAAACACGTGAGGAGAAGTCATGCAGCAAGTCAAATGAAGGTGTCCAATCTGTTCCCAAAGAAGTGAGCAACTCTTTTGATCATGAAGATAAAGTTAAAGTTCCAGGGGTGGTGGGGACTGAAACTGTTGTAGGATCATTTCATTACCGATCTTTAGCAATTGCCAATGAGAACATGAAAAATATCAGTGAGTTGAATGCACTTCATTCTGAGGGCACAAAGGGAAATAGTAGAGAAATGTTGTATCGTTTTGATTCTGGAAATGGTGTAATTTCTGAAAATATTGATGTGGTTAAGGCTTTAAAGGCTGATGAAACAGACTGCGGGAGTCAGCCTCTTGGGAAACAAAAAACTGAGGAAAGTAATATCAGTTCAGCTGTCAATGACCATAAGGATCATTTTGTCGAGAGTGTAGAAGGTAACCGAGGTAGTGAACAAATTGCTGATGGGGCTATTTCTTCTCAGAAGTTATCACCTACAGTGCAAGATCCTGAACAGAAAGCAAGATCAGGGGGATCAAGGTTGACTGGCACTGAAGCTGATGAAACTGAAGAATGTACCTCTGCGGTTATGGATAAGGCTCCCTCTTCAGCAGGGGATTCAAATAAAGAAGCAAAAATGGAATTTGATCTCAATGAAGGCTTTAGCGTTGATGATGGGAGATTTGGGGAACTGAATAACTTGAGAGCACCTGAAAGTTCTACTCGTGTTCCGTTAGTTAGCCCATTGTCTTTACCTGTTTCTTCTGGTTCCAGTGGTCTTCCAGCTTCAATTACAGTAGCTTCTGCTGCTAAAAGGCCTTTTGTTCCTCCAGAGGATTTGCTAAAGAATAAAGTAGAGCTTGGTTGGAAGGGATCAGCAGCAACAAGTGCATTTCGACCAGCAGAACCTAGAAAATCACTGGAATTACCCCTTACAATTTGCAACTCTCTTCCTGATTTGCCTGCTGCTAAAGTCACTCGTCCTCCATTAGATATTGACTTGAATGTAGCTGATGAAAGAATCCATGAGGACATGGCTTTTCGAAGTACCATAGGTTCTGCATGTGACCTTGCAAATAATCATGATCTATCACATGATGAATCAATGGGTTCTGCGCCTGTTCGAAACTTTGTGGGACTTGATCTTGATTTGAATAGAATGGATGAGCCTACTGATATTGTAACAAGTAACAGCCATATGCTGGATGTACAGCTTCAGCCAGTCAAATCACCCTTCGGTGGTATCCATAACAGAAATGTGAGGGTTCGCAGGGACTTTGATTTGAATGATGGACCTCTTGTTGACGAGGCCTGTGTGGAACAATCATCATTTGGGCAGCACACCAGGAATAGTGCACCAACCCATGCCCAACCATCTGTTTCTACCCTTCGAATAAACAATGCAgaaattgggaatttttcttCATGGTTCACGCAGGGAAATCCATATTCGGCAATGGCAATGCAATCTGCTTTGCCTGATAGAGGAGAGCAGCCATTCCCGGTGGTTGCACCTGGTGGGCCTCAAAGGATTTTAGCTGCCTCTGCTGTTAGTACACCATATACTCCTGATGTCTACAGGGGCCCAGTATTGTCATCTTCTCCAGCTGTTCCATTTCCATCTGCACCTTTCCAGTATCCTGTCTTTTCTTTTGGAAACTTTCCTCTGCATTCAACGGCATTTTCAGGTGGTTCAACCCCTTATGTGGACTCGCCATCTGGTGGAAGGATTTGCTTTCCCGCCATGCATTCTCAGGTATTAGGACCTACTGGTGCAGTACAGTCCCATTATAATAGGCCTTTTGTTGTTGGCCTTCCTGATAGTAATAATAGTGGTAGTGCTGAGAGCAGTAGGAAATGGGGTCGTCAGGGGCTGGACCTCAACACAGGTCCCCTAGGCCCAGACATAGAAGGGCGGGATGAGACATCTTCTCTTGCATCAAGGCAATTGTCTGTTGCCAATTCACAGGCCATTGCAGAGGAACAATCGAGGATGTATCAAGTTGCAGGAGGGGGGGTTTTGAAGAGGAAGGAACCGGATGGAGGGTGGGAAGGTTATAAGCAATCATCCTGGCAATAG
- the LOC136231041 gene encoding rac-like GTP-binding protein 3 has protein sequence MASSASRFIKCVTVGDGAVGKTCMLICYTSNKFPTDYIPTVFDNFSANVTIEGMTVNLGLWDTAGQEDYNRLRPLSYRGADVFVLAFSLVSRASYENVLKKWVPELQHFAPGIPVVLVGTKLDLREDKYYLADHPGSVPVTTAQGEELRRQIGAAYYVECSSKTQQNVKIVFDAAIKVVIKPAHKQKEIVKKQNRGCLLNIFTGRRLVCFRRS, from the exons ATGGCTTCAAGTGCTTCTAGGTTTATCAAGTGTGTGACAGTTGGAGATGGTGCTGTAGGAAAGACTTGCATGCTTATTTGTTATACTAGTAACAAGTTTCCTACT GATTATATACCCACTGTGTTTGATAACTTCAGTGCAAATGTGACAATCGAAGGGATGACTGTCAATTTAGGTCTTTGGGATACAGCTG GACAGGAAGACTATAATAGATTGAGACCCTTGAGTTACAGAGGAGCTGATGTGTTTGTGTTAGCTTTCTCCTTGGTTAGCAGGGCGAGTTATGAGAATGTACTTAAAAAG TGGGTTCCTGAGCTTCAGCATTTTGCTCCAGGTATCCCAGTTGTACTGGTTGGCACCAAATTGG ATCTTCGTGAGGATAAGTATTATTTAGCTGATCACCCTGGCTCAGTACCTGTTACAACTGCACAG GGAGAGGAACTCCGCAGACAGATTGGTGCAGCATATTATGTTGAATGCAGCTCAAAAACTCAACAG AATGTGAAAATTGTCTTTGATGCTGCGATCAAGGTGGTTATCAAACCAGCACATAAACAAAAAGAGATTGTAAAAAAGCAAAATCGAGGATGCCTATT AAACATATTTACTGGGAGGAGGCTAGTGTGTTTCAGAAGAAGCTGA